The region AGCCGCGCGCCATGATCGCCTTCACATCGATGCCACGCGGCAAGGTGCCGTATTGACGGTCACCGCCCTCGCCGAGCCGTGACGCAATAAAGGCTTCTGCCACCGCTTGTGGGGCATGATCCACCAGCAGCGCCGCCTGCATGGTCAGCGACAACTGGTCAACCAAGTGGCGCGCGCGGTATTCCGCGTCGGCGGTATCGCGGAAAGCGTCTTGCAGCCGTGCCACGGCACGGTCCAAGCGCGCATCCTTGCCACTGCGGGCGGCCAATTCCTGCAGCCAGTTGTCGAGCACCGCCGGCGTTTTCGCCAGCGCGCGCAGCACATCCAGCGCCTGCACGTTGCCAGAGCCTTCCCAGATGGCGTTGATCGGCGCATCGCGATACAGACGCGGCATGATGCAGTTTTCCATCACCCCGCTGCCGCCGATCACCTCCATCGCCTCGTAGGCGTGGTGCGGCGTGCGCTTGCAGATCCAGTACTTGCCCACCGCCGTGCCCAAGCGCGCAAATAATTGCTGCGCCGGATCGTCCTGCTGGTCAAGCGCCTGTGCCACCCGGAAGCTGATCGCCAGCGAGCCTTCCAGCTCCAACTGCAAGTCGGCCAGCACGTTCTGCATCAGCGGTTGGTCCGCCAGCGTGCGCCCAAACGCCGCGCGCTGGGAGGCATGGTGCAGGGCCTGCAGCACCGCCTGCCGCTGGGCGGCGGCGGAGCCCACCATGCAATCGAAGCGGGTCATCGACACCATCTCGATGATGGCCGGCACGCCGCGCCCCTCCTCGCCCACCAAGTAGCCCAACGCACCGCGCAGCTCGACTTCGGACGAGGCGTTGGAAACGTTGCCCATTTTGTCTTTCAGACGCTGCACCTGCAGCGGATTCTTGCTGCCATCCGGCCGCCAGCGCGGCACTAAGAAACAGCTCAGACCACCCTCGGCCTGCGCCAGCATCAGAAACGCATCACACATTGGCGCCGACAGAAACCACTTGTGGCCCACCAGTTCGTAGGCTTCACCGGGACCACCGCTGCCGATCGGCCAAGCGCGGGTGGTATTGGCGCGCACATCGGAGCCGCCCTGCTTTTCGGTCATGCCCATGCCAATGGTGAGCGCACTTTTCTCGCGGTCCGGAACGTTGCGCGGATCGTAGTCGCGGGCCAACACCTTCGGCAGCCACGCTTCAGCGATGGCCGGCGTGCGTTGTAAGGTCGGCACCGCCGCGAACGTCATCGTCACTGGACAGCAGTGACCGGACTCCACCTGGCTGTGCAGATAGTACTGGGCCGCACGCATCACGTGGGCGCCAGCGCCGGGATTGGTCCACGGCGTGCTGTGCAGGCCTTCGCTGAGCGCCATCTTCATCAGCTGGTGATAGGCCGGCTGATAATGCACTTGGTCGCTGCGGTGGCCGAAACGATCGTGGGTATCAAAACGCGGCGGAAACGCGTTGGCCTGAAAGCCCAACTCGATGATGTCCGGCTGGCCACACAGGGCGCCGTAACGCACCAGGTCGGCGCTATCACGGCCGCCGCCGTAACGCGCCACCATCTCCTGCACGGCGACATCCGACTGATACAGGTTGTGCCCTTCCAGCGCACTAGGCTGGTTAAAGACTTCGTGGGTGGCGGACAACGGGTCGGGCCGCAACCCGGGACGGGACGTGGTCATGATGCACTCTCCTCGGTGAACGCCGACGGTGCTCCCACCGCCCGCAGACAAAATGCAATCAGTGGCGCAGTGACCGCCTTCGATGGCGGCCCGGCCAGGGGGCCCACCAGCGCTTCCGCTAGGGCGCCCACCAGCGCCGCCGCAGACACCGCCGGCACCTGCCACGGCAACTCGCCCCGCGCCATACCGGCTTCGATCACGCGGCGAAACAACGCGGCGTAAGCTTCGCGGTAGCGCAGGCGCTCTTCATCCACCGCTGGGTCCACGGGTTCGGCGATCAGCGCCCAAGCCTGGCGCGGCGCTTTCAACGCGCGCTGGATGAATTGTTCAGCCGCGGCCTGCACTTGCGCGGCAGCGTACTGGTGCTGCTCCAGTGCTGCCTGCACCGCCGCCACTTCACGCTCAGTGGCGCGCCGGAACACCTCTGCTGCCAATTCCTGCTTCGACGGAAAATGCCGGTACAGCGCCCCCACACTGACGCCAGCACGATCGGCCAGCCCTTGCATGGTGAGGCCGGCAAAACCGCCTTCACGCAGCAGCCATTCCGACTCCTGCAGCAGTTGCTCACGGCGCGCCAGACGGCGAGCGCTGAGCGCCGGAGTGTCGCGATAGGCCATGGCGGCTTCCCTCACTGATGGTTTGGTTGCCAAGAAGTGAATCATGATTCACTTCTTGGCAGCAAGCGACACTGATGCTTGGCAAATCTGGTTAGATCGGCGTAGGCTGCGCGCCACTTTCCCGTTTTACACACGGATCTTCCGATGTCGTTCGAACTATGGCTAACGTGGTTTGCCGCCTGCTGGGTGATCAGTCT is a window of Alcanivorax sp. REN37 DNA encoding:
- a CDS encoding isovaleryl-CoA dehydrogenase, whose translation is MTTSRPGLRPDPLSATHEVFNQPSALEGHNLYQSDVAVQEMVARYGGGRDSADLVRYGALCGQPDIIELGFQANAFPPRFDTHDRFGHRSDQVHYQPAYHQLMKMALSEGLHSTPWTNPGAGAHVMRAAQYYLHSQVESGHCCPVTMTFAAVPTLQRTPAIAEAWLPKVLARDYDPRNVPDREKSALTIGMGMTEKQGGSDVRANTTRAWPIGSGGPGEAYELVGHKWFLSAPMCDAFLMLAQAEGGLSCFLVPRWRPDGSKNPLQVQRLKDKMGNVSNASSEVELRGALGYLVGEEGRGVPAIIEMVSMTRFDCMVGSAAAQRQAVLQALHHASQRAAFGRTLADQPLMQNVLADLQLELEGSLAISFRVAQALDQQDDPAQQLFARLGTAVGKYWICKRTPHHAYEAMEVIGGSGVMENCIMPRLYRDAPINAIWEGSGNVQALDVLRALAKTPAVLDNWLQELAARSGKDARLDRAVARLQDAFRDTADAEYRARHLVDQLSLTMQAALLVDHAPQAVAEAFIASRLGEGGDRQYGTLPRGIDVKAIMARGYQR
- a CDS encoding TetR/AcrR family transcriptional regulator, with the translated sequence MAYRDTPALSARRLARREQLLQESEWLLREGGFAGLTMQGLADRAGVSVGALYRHFPSKQELAAEVFRRATEREVAAVQAALEQHQYAAAQVQAAAEQFIQRALKAPRQAWALIAEPVDPAVDEERLRYREAYAALFRRVIEAGMARGELPWQVPAVSAAALVGALAEALVGPLAGPPSKAVTAPLIAFCLRAVGAPSAFTEESAS